The DNA window CGATGCAAGAATCGTTACAACAAGGAAAATCTACAACCCAAGCAGGTACACGAGAACCATAAGGTTATCTGAGACCTTCAGGGCGGATACACTGTCAGCAACCCTCAGCCACGCAAAGACGATCAGGGGTTACAGTTACGCGTACATAAGCAGGACATTCAGGGTGGTTGATATGCGAATAACCGTAACCTGATTTTATTTATTTTTTTATCTGAAAAGCAACTAATTCCTAAATATGCGAATAACCGTAACCTGATTTTAGTCTATCTAAAAAGCAATTACTTCTTAAAATAGTCTCTCAAAATAGTTAAAAATGAAGGTTTTATTCGAACATCTTCCTCATGCACCTTCTTATGGTACCCTCTGCTGCCTTTCCACCCATGAGGTTTTTGAGTTCATTTGCAAGGGCCTGGGCTGCTACGAGATCCGTGTGCCTGATTTCACCCTTATTTATCCACTGGATAACCTCATCATCAAGGTCAGAGAGTGTGTTGATTGCAGCATCCAGTTCCTCCTGCTCCTCAAGGAGGTGCATTGACCTTGCACTTCTCACAAGGAGCTCAGGGTTCATGGCCTTGAGCATTCCATTAACACCTGATGTTTCAACAAGGGATGCTATTGTCTGGAGTGTCATGAGGATCTGCTTCTCAACCATCTCCACAGGTGCCTTGATTATCTGGGTACCCACGTAGTAGTAGTCAAGGACACCTGAAAGTGTTACGGCAGTTACAAGGGATCCCATATCGGCAACTGCACTTGATACATCTGCAGGTACAACGTATGCTGTCTTACCACAGCTTTCTGCAAGTTCAACACACCTTGAAATCTGTTCATCTGTGGCTATGTCAAGTTCACTGCTTGAGTGTCCCCCTATGACGTAGTGGCCGTGCTGTGGTGTTCCAGGGACAGCTGCAGGGTGCATTGATGCTATACCCAGGTCCTGACGGTCCCTTCGAAGTTCCCTTTCAAGGACGTAGTAGAGGACCACCGGGGATACGGTACAGGTGTTGGCTATAACAGCGCCCTCTGGAAGGTGCTGTGTTATGTCCTTGGCTATATCGAAGGTCTTTTTACCGAATGGTGTGAAGAGAACTGCCACCTCTGCCTCGCTGGCTGCCTCAGCATCACTTTCTATTACGGTTACACCTGCATCCTCAACAACCTTCCAGTGTGCATCATCCAGCATCTCCCTTGCTGGCTCTGCTAGCACAACGTCATGACCTGCCTCTGCAAATTCAATTGCCATCCTGCTTCCGCCGTAGGGTGCCTCACCCCCGTATTTTTCAGGCAAGTTCAGCTGGTCCACATAAAGTTTCTGATTACCCGCGCCATAAACTGCAACTTTCATAGTGCTCACCTAACGTTAATATATTGTTAAGTAATTTGAAGGAATATTATAAATTTTGGCATTTGATTCTTTAAAAAAAATAAGACCTAATATAACCTTAAAATGAACTTAATGCTTCAATATAACCTTAAAATCTAATAAATCATAGGTTAAAAATTTTATCGGTTTTTAAAGCCTTCAGACAGGTTTTATCTAAAAATAATGGTGTTTGAGGTTAATTACTTTTTAATATTATGAGCCTCAAACATATTATATTCCAATCAGGCTGGCTCAGGTTCGCCATAGAGTTGCCTTGCGATCTTTTCAAGGGTTTCGATACCCTTGGCCTCCTCCTTGAGGAGTGGGACCTCTGCAACCACCTGGTCACTGAATTTCTCACGTATCTGCTTCAGCCTTTCCTGCTGCAGTTTCCTCCTGGCATTGCAGAACTCACAGTCACTGTCCTCAGGCAGCACCTGGTTGACGATGACACCATCTGCATGTATGCTGTACTTCTCAAGGGCCTTCATCGCCCTCTCGGACTCGTATATGGACATCTCCTCAGGGATCACAACCATCTTGAATGAGGTCCTCTCAGGGTCTGACATGACCTCCCTTGCAGCGTTTATCTGTTTCTTGGTGGCCTCCATATCCTGGAGGGCCCTGTCCTCCTCTTCCTCGTCGCCCATGAATGGGAGTATATTCTTGAAGGCCTTTGCCATGCTGCCGATCTGTCTCCTTATCTTGATCATCTTCCCAACCCATGAGTCCATGAGTTCAGGGAATGAGAGGAGACGGAGTGTGTGGCCCGTAGGTGCAGTGTCAAATATCACGATATCATACTCATCGGTTGTCATGTACCTCAGGAACTGGTCGAATGCTGCGGCCTCATCGATACCAGGGGACATTGATGCCATGTCCATCTGGTCCTGGAGCATGTCAAGTCCCATTCCAGGGTTCATTGATGCCTGTTCTCTTAGCTTTGCCTGGTACTCCTCCATTGCAACCTCAGGGTCTATCTCAACCGCGTAGAGGTTATCTGTTATCATGGTTGGTGTGTGACCTATCTCCCTCTCAAGGGAATCTGAAAGTGAGTGTGCGGGGTCTGTTGAGATAACCAGTGTCTTCTTGCCTGATCTGGCCATCCAGAGTGCTGTTGCGGCTGATATGGTTGTTTTACCAACCCCTCCCTTTCCACCTATGAACACGAATGTTGTTTTGCCCTTATTGAACTTGAAAAGATCCTTAAATGCCATTGTACTCCTCCTGTAAGAATCCGTGATGCTGATGAACACCTTCACATGTTACCTTACATTGATTTATATGGTTATATAAAATATACCCTACTTACTTTTAACCATTGCTACTGTGGAGAGGGTGGTTTCATGAGACATGTTCCAGGGCTTGGTCCCCACGTGAGGGAGAGGATAGAGGAGTTCATAAAGGCCAAAGTGGCTGATAGCAGGACAGATGGCGTTGTGATGGGTCTCAGTGGGGGTGTGGACTCTTCAACTGTCGCCTACCTTGCAGCAGATGCCCTTGGCCCTGAGAGGGTTCTTGGTATAATCATGCCATCTGACACAACACCCCCCGAGGACCTTAAACATGCAGAACTTGTTGCAGAGGAAACCGGCATAGAATATGAGACCGTGAACATTGAACCCATTCTGGAGTCCTTCGGTGGTATGTGCGGTCACCGGGCCAGCAGACTTGCTGTGGCGAACCTCAAGCCAAGGGCAAGGATGATGGTCCTCTACTATCATGCAAACTCCATGAACCGGCTTGTGGCCGGTACCGGTAACCGTACGGAGCTCCTTGTGGGTTACTTCACCAAATACGGTGATGGGGGAGTCGACATACTTCCAATTGGAGGTCTATACAAGAAACAGGTCCGTATGCTTGCAGAGGAGCTTGGTGTTCCATCTGAGATAATATCCAAGGCCCCATCAGCCGGCCTCTGGCCCGGCCAGACCGATGAGGAGGAACTGGGGATAAGCTATGATGTCCTGGATGAGATCCTCTTTCTGCTGGTTGATAAAAAAATGAGGGTTCCTGAGGCCGCAACTGAACTTGGAGTGCCTGCTGAAGAGGTTAAGAGGATACATTGGATGATCCGCGCAGCAGGGCACAAGCTCAGGCCCCCTGAAATAGCCGATCCAGGGGTGATCTGATGTTCACGCTGATATACATAACGACCTCCGGTCAGGAGGAATCCGCAAGGATCGGGCGTAGACTTGTTGAGGAGAGACTCGCGGCCTGTGTGAACATCATACCCTCCATAAAATCATTCTACCACTGGGAGGGCTCCCTTGAGGAGGATGAGGAGTCGGTCCTCATTGTTAAAACAGCCAGTGAATTAACCCAGCAAATAATTAAAAGAGTGAGGGAACTACATAGTTATGATAATCCATGCATAATTTCAATTCCCATAACAGGGGGATCCCGTGATTACCTTGAATGGTTAAATAATGAAGTCAAAAAGCCATGACGGCGGTGATTCAGTGGATATTGAGAGTAAATGGCGCGATAAGTGGAGAGATGCAGGAATATTTCATGCTGACCCCGATGACAGAGAGAAGATCTTCCTGACAGTTGCCTATCCATACCCCAGTGGTGCCATGCACATAGGACACGGAAGGACCTACACGGTCCCGGATGTCTATGCACGTTTCAAGAGGATGCAGGGATACAACGTCCTCTTTCCCATGGCCTGGCACGTCACAGGGGCCCCAGTAATAGGGATAGCCAGGAGGATACAGAGAAAGGATCCATGGACCCTCAAGATCTACAGGGAGGTCCACAAGGTACCCGAGGAGGAACTTGAACGCTTCAGTGACCCTGAATACATCGTTGAATACTTCAGCAGGGAGTACCGTTCTGTGATGGAGGATATGGGTTACTCCATAGACTGGAGGCGTGAATTCAAAACCACTGACCCCACCTACAGCAGGTTCATACAGTGGCAGATAGGGAAGCTCCGTGACATGGGCCTTGTTAGGAAGGGTGCCCATCCAGTGAAGTACTGCCCTGACTGTGAAAACCCGGTCGGTGACCACGACCTCCTGGAGGGGGAGGGTGTGGCCATAAACCAGCTCACACTCCTCAAGTTCAGAATAGATGATTCCTACCTTGTTGCGGCCACCTTCAGGCCCGAAACCATCTACGGTGCAACCAACCTCTGGTTGAACCCGGAGGAGGAGTACGTGAGGGTACGGACAGGTGGTGAAGACTGGATAGTAAGCCGTGCCTCCCTTGATAACCTGTCACACCAGAAGCTGGACCTTGAGGTTGAGGGTGATGTGGACCCTGAGGAACTCATTGGAAGGGAAGTTGAAAACCCTGTGACAGGAAAAATGCACCCCATACTCCCAGCCTCATTTGTTGACCCTGAATATGCCACTGGAGTGGTATTCTCTGTACCCGCACATGCGCCTGCAGACTTCATAGCACTTGAGGACCTCAGGAGAAACTCTGAACTGGTTGAGAGGTATGGTCTCAGTGATGTGATTGAGGGCCTCGAACCCATCAATGTTATCACAGTTGAGGGCTACGGGAGGTTCCCTGCCGCGGAAGTCATCCAGAAATTCGGGGTTGAAAGTCAGGAGGATGAACGCCTTGAAGACGCCACAGGGGAACTCTACAAGGTTGAACATGCAAAGGGTGTGATGAGCAGACACATCCCTGTTTACGCTGGAATGAAGGTTTCTGAGGCCCGTGAGGTCATAGCAGATGAACTGAAATCTGAGGGCCTGGCCGATGAGATGTACGAGTTTGCAGAGCGCCCTGTGATATGCCGCTGCGGTGGAAGGTGCGTTGTGAGGCTCATGGAGGACCAGTGGTTCATGAAGTACTCTGATGAGGAGTGGAAGGAACTGGCCCACAGGTGCCTCTCTGCCATGAAGATAATACCCGGGGAGGTACGGTCCAACTTCCAGTACTACATTGACTGGCTGAATGACTGGGCATGTTCAAGGAGGATAGGTCTCGGTACAAGGCTCCCCTGGGACGATAGGTGGATAATAGAGCCCCTAACCGATTCAACCATCTACATGGCCTACTACACCATCGCCCATAAACTGAGGGGGATGGACCCTGAGAAACTGGATGATGAGTTCTTTGATAGCGTCTTCCTTGATGAATCCGGAGAGGGGGCTGAACTCAGGGAGGAATTCAGCTACTGGTACCCCCTTGACTGGAGGTTATCTGCCAAGGACCTCATAGGTAACCATCTGACATTCCACATATTCCATCACTCCGCCATATTCCCTGAATCCCACTGGCCCCGGGGTGTCGTTGTATTTGGAATGGGCCTCCTTGAGGGTAACAAGATGTCCTCATCCAAGGGTAACGTGATACTGCTGCGGGATGCAATAGAGAGGCACGGCGCGGATGTTGTGCGCCTGTTCCTCATGTCATCTGCAGAGCCCTGGCAGGACTTTGACTGGAGGGAGAATGAGGTTACAGGGACCAGGAGGCGCATCGAGTGGTTCAGGGAATTCGGTGAAAGGGTCTCTGAGATATGGGAAGGTGAACTGGTCCTCTCAGAGCTTCCTGAATTTGAGCCGGAAAGCTTCGCGGGTAAGTGGATGATCTCTCAGCTCAACCACAGGATACGCGAGGCCACAGATGCCCTTGAATCATTCCAGACCCGTAAGGCAGTGCAGGAGGCCCTTTATCTCCTGAAAAAGGATGTGGATCACTACATGGCCCGTGTTGATGGCCGTGTGGACATGGAGGTTAAAATGGTGCTTGCACATGTTCTGAGCGCCTGGATAAGGCTCATGGCACCATTCACTCCCTACACAGCCGAGGAGATGTGGGAGAGATATGGTGGTGATGGTTTCGTATCAGAGGCCCCATGGCCCGGCTTCAGGGAGGACGCCATAAGCAGGGAGGTTCAGGTTGCAGAGGAGATGGTTCAGAACACCGTCAGGGATATTCAGGAGATCATGAAGATACTGGACGCCCGGCCTGAGAGGGTGCACCTGTACACATCACCACCCTGGAAGTGGGATGTCCTGAGAATAGCATCTGAGGTTGGAAAGCCAGATATGGGTGCTATAATGGGGAGGGTTTCAGCCTCCGGTGTCCACAGCAACATGAAGGAGGTCTCGGAATTCGTGAGGAGGATCCTCAGGGATGCAGGTAAATCTGAGGTCGTTGAGGTGGATGAGTACAGTGTACTGGTTGATGCCAGTGACTACATAAAATCAGAGGTTGGGGCTGATGTGGTGATCCACCGTGATGCGGACTACGACCCTGAAAACAAGGCCAAGAATGCTGTTCCCCTTAAACCCGCAATATACCTTGAGACATGAGGTTAAAGGGGACATTAATTTTTTTATTTATCCGTGTCTGACCCTTCTTTATTGAAAAAATAATATAATGGCTTGGGGATTATAACGCTTATTTTATCAGATGCTGGCTTTCACTGGATGTTATCTGAAGATTCAACCCTGTTTTCAAGTGTTCCCACGCCCTCAACGGTGGCCCTTACGGTGTCTCCTGGTTTCATCTCTCCGACACCGGGTGGTGTGCCGGTCGCAATGACATCACCAGGCTCCAGTGTCATGATCTCTGATATGAATTCAACCAGTTCCTGCACGGTGAATATCATGTTGGATGTGCTGGATGACTGCCTGAGTACTCCATTGAGTTCAAGGGATATATCAAGGTTGCTGGGTTTGATATCAGTTTCTATGAATGGCCCTATGGGGCAGAAGGTGTCAAAGCTCTTTGCACGCGTCCACTGTCCATCACGCCTCTGGAGGTCCCTTGCAGTTACATCATTGAGTACCGTGTAGCCTGCTATGAATTCATCCGCCTCCCCTGCATCAACGCACCTCGCTCTTTCTGATATAACCGCTGCAAGTTCAACCTCATGGTCAACCTCCGAGGACATTGCAGGGTATACTATTGTATCACCATGACCTATGACCGCCGTTGGTGGCTTGAGGAATATGACCGGTTCATCAGGGATGTCCATTCCGAGTTCAGCTGCGTGGTCCCTGTAGTTGAGACCCACACATATAACCTTGGAGGGTGAAACTGGGGGGAGGATCCTCACATCCCCCATATGATGTTCTGAGATAACCTCTGGATCCTCAAGGAGGTAGTGGTCACTTTCAACCTGAAATACCCTTTCTCCATCTGTAAAACCATAGAGAACCCTTCCGTTATCTGAAAAGCGGAGGAACTTCATTGATACACCTCATGGGATTATCCTCTCAATTGGCACAACCAGTATATCCCTTGCCCCCACGGCCTTGAGCCTGTTCACCAGGTTGAAGACCTCCTTCTCATCCACAACCGCATGGACAGCCACAACACCATTATCAGATAGTACCTCCGAGACCGTGGGTCCTGTCATGCCTGGCATGAGTGCCCTCACACGATCAAGGTTTTTCCGGTCTATGTTCAGCATGACGAGCCTGCGGCCCTCTGCATCTATAACTCCCCGTATCCCTGTTCTGAGTTCCTCTATCAGCTGTCCCTTGCGTCTGTAACTTTCAGGGTTTGCTATGAGTTTCACTGAACTCTCAAGAAGTGTGTCAATGACCTTCAGGTGGTTCATCCTGAGTGTGGTGCCGGTGCTGCTGAGATCGGTTATGAGGTCCGCCACGCCGATGAATGGCGCTATCTCTGTGGAACCTGTGAGTTCAACTATCTCGGCCCCTATGTTCCTTTTCCTGACGTAGTCCTCTGTTATCCTGGGAAATTCTGTTGCTATAACCGCACCGTCAGGTATGTCCTCTGGTTTCTCGATGGAGGAGTCCTCGGGGGCTGCCAGTACCAGGCTGGCCCTCCCATAGTTGAGGTCCTCAAGGATTTCAACCTCACTGCCCCTCTCCACTATGAGGTCGTACCCTGTGATACCAAGGTCGGCCGCCCCATCTGCAACGAATTCGGGTATATCGGCTGCCCTGCTGAACATGACATCGATCTGGGGGTGCTGTGTCTTTGAAAATAGCTTTCTGTTAATTGTATCCTTCAGCCCCACGCCTGCGTTTTCGAGTAGCCTTATTGCAGGTTCGCTTATCCTTCCCTTTGAGGGAACCGCTATTCTTATCTTCATTCAATCCCTCGATGACTCAAATATTTATTGTGAATGCTGTACAATGCATCTCATCTGCAGAATCACATCACTTATATCTCTTTTTAAGGAACCTATATAATAGCTTTAGATTCATCCCAGGTTATAAGTTAAAACTTATAAGTTATAAGGTGATCCGATGGAGAATGAGAGCATACTGATACATGGCGCCCAGGTCCTTGACGCAGCAGGCCCTCGCAGGGGATCGGTTCTGGTGGAGGGTAACATCATAGAGGAGGTTTCAGACACCCTGAGTCCCGGTGACGCTGACACCGTCATTGATGGCCACGGAAAACTCCTCATCCCTGGTCTTGTGAATACACACACCCACCTCTCAATGACACTGTTCAGGGGAATGGCAGATGACCTCCCCCTTGACAGGTGGCTGAATGACCACATATGGCCAGCCGAGGCCCACCTCAACGGGGAGTACTGCCATGCAGGGGCCCTCCTTGGATGCGTGGAGATGATAAGGTCAGGTACAACAACCTTCAATGACATGTACTTCTACATGGACGACGTGGCCCGTGCAGTGGATGAGGCTGGACTGAGATGCGTTCTAAGTCACGGGATGATAGACCTGGGGGATGATGATAAAAGGCGGGCTGAAATCAGAGAGAGCCTCAGGATAATCCGTGAATGTCATGGAATGGCAGATGGACGCATAAAGGTTGCCCTTGGACCCCACAGCCCCTACACCTGTTCAGAGGAACTCCTCCGGGAAACTGCCCGCCTGGCAGCTGAACACGGTGTTGGTATCCACATCCATGTATCTGAAACAGAGGATGAGGTCAGGGAGGTTTTAGAGGCGCATGGAATGTCCCCTGTTGAGTACCTGGATGCAACAGGCGTCCTTGGTCCGGGGACCGTGGCAGCCCACTGCGTCTGGTTGAAGGAAAATGAAATGGAAATCCTCTCAGAGAGAATGGTGAAGGTCTCACACAACCCCTCAAGCAATATGAAACTGGCATCAGGCATCTCACCTCTACCTGAACTCATGGGGAGGGGTGTTAAAGTCTCCATCGGGACAGACGGGGCCGCCTCAAACAATAACCTGGATATGTTTGGGGAGATGAAGACCGCCTCGCTGCTCCAGAAGGTCAGCCTCCACGACCCAACAGCACTCCCTGCAATGGATGTGTTCCGGATGGCAACAGTGAATGGTGCTGAGGCCCTGGGATTTAATTCTGGCCTCATAGAGGAAGGTAGACTGGCGGATATTGTGGTTTTAAACACCCGCAGGCCCCACCTCACACCCTGGAGGAACCCTGCCTCACACCTTGTCTATTCTGCCAGTGGCGCGGATGTTGATACTGTGATATGTGATGGAAGGATTCTGCTACTTGAGGGTGAACTGAAGGTGCTGGATGAGGAATACGTCATGGAACTTGCACAGGGTGCTGCAGAGGAGCTCACCTCAAAACAGTAGGTGTGGGAAGATGATCGCACTATTCGACATCGACAAAACCCTCATACACCGCTCAGAGGTCCATGAGGAGGCATTCAGATATGCTTTCAGGGAGGTCTACGGTGTTGATGCCGCCGTTGACCTCATAGATTACCACGGAAAAACAGACCCTGCAATAGCCAGGGAGGTCCTCAGCCTCCTGGGCCTGGAATCAGGGGATATAGAGGAAGGAATGGATGACTTCCTCCATGAACTTGTAGCTTATGTGGGGGAAAATATCCAGTACGATGATATCCGCCTTATAGATGGTGTTATGGGGTTCCTTGAGGCCCTCAGATCCATCGATGCCTTCATGGGAATTGTCACAGGAAACCTTGAGGACATAGCCCTTATGAAGCTCGAGAGGGCGGGTATTGCAGGTTACTTCTCATTCGGGGGCTTTGGGAGTGACAGCCCCATAAGGGAGGAGCTCACAGAAATCGCGGTTAAAAGGGGGCTTGAGGTGGGTGCCCCCGGAAGAATCGTCCTCTTTGGTGACACACCCCACGATATGATGGCCGGGGCCCATGTGGGTGCCCTTAAGATTGGAATAGCAGCCGGAAGGTACGGGGAGGCAGAGCTCAGATGGGCTGGGGCTGATTATGTATTCAGGGACTACCGCAGCCCTGAGATAATGAGTATAGTGACTTCTGAGCAGTTTTAACTTACCTGATTATCTCTTTATGAACCGCGGCTCTCCCTTCCTGTTGAGTAATATGCTCCTTTTCCATTCCGGGCGTGTTTCAGGGAAATCCTCCCTGTAGTGGGATCCCCTGCTCTCCTCCCGTATAAGAGCTGAGTGGGTCACCAGTGATGCTGTTATGAGCATGTTCTCAATTTCGAGGGCCTCCAGGAGGTTGCTGTTAAATCCTCCTCTTTCAGGGACATCCAGGTCCCCCAGTTTATCCATCAGCGTGGAAATCCTGGACATTGCAGATTCAAGTGACTTCCGGCTCCTCACAATTGCAACATCACTCCACATCGCCTCATGGAGTTCATCCCTTATCTCAGCTGGCCTTATAGATCCATCGCGGACCATACCCTTAATCCGCTGTTCCTCATCCTCAATGAGTGACCTGACCTGTCCCATGGATGAATTCATGGCGTTTTTTGCAGCCGATATACCAGCCCTCCTTCCGAATACCTGTGTATCTGCCAGGGCATTTCCTCCGAGCCTGTTGGCACCATGAACACCACCTGCAACCTCTCCTGCTGCGAAGAGGTTCCTGAGGCTGGTCCTGCCCCACTCATCTATCCTGACACCCCCCATGAAGTGGTGTGCTGTGGGTGCAACCTCCATTGGCTCGGACCTTATATCCACGCCCACATCCAGGAACTGGAGTAGCATGGTCTCAAGTTTCTCCTCTATAACCTCAGCCGGGAGGTGGCTCACATCAAGGTAGACACCGCCGTTCTCTGTCCCCCGACCCTCCATTATCTCGGTGTATATGGCCCTTGCAACCACGTCCCTTGTTGCAAGTTCGCCACGGGGGTCATAGCGGCCCATGAACCGTTCACCCTCACTGTTGAGGAGTATGCCGCCCTCGCCCCTAACGGCCTCAGTTACAAGGACCCCCCTTCGTGACTCGGGGTATACCATGCCGGTGGGGTGGAACTGGACCTGTTCCATGTCTATGAGGTCAGCCCCTGCCTTCCAGGCGATTGCAAAGCCATCACCACCCTTCTGCATGGTGTTGGACGTCACCGGGTATATGTGGCCTGCCCCCCCTGATGCAAGTATGGTGGAGGATGTCCTGAAGGCCACAGGCTCCGAATTCCTGATGGATACGCCCATGGCGCCAAGGACACTGCCATCCTCAACAAGGAGCGATGTTATCATAACCTCATCGATGGTCTCTATATCCCTCCTTATAACCTCCTCCTTGAGGGCCGTGATCATCTCATGGCCTGTCCTGTCCCCATGGTAGCATGTCCTCCTGTAGGTCTGGCCGCCGAAGGGTCTCTGATCCAGGAGGCCTGACTCCTGGCGGTCAAAGAGTGCACCATATTCTTCAAGGTCCCTCAGCCTGTCAGGAGCCTCGTCCACCAGTATACGGACAAGTCTGGGGTCGTTGATGAATCCCCCGCCCCTCATTGTATCCTCAAAGTGGACATCGGGAGTGTCATCCGGATCAACGCATGCGAATGCAGCGTTGTATCCACCTTCAGCCATTCCTGTGCATCCTGATTTGAATGATAATCCCTTTGAAACTATGATTGGTGTCAGTTTGTGTTCAGAAACCTCAATTGCTGCCCTGCAGCCGGCTCCGCCTGAGCCTATTATGAGAACATCGCATTCATAAAGCTCGCTTTCCATGGAGATTATTTTCAACATTCATTATTATAAGGTTTGGCAGTCAATATGTTAAGGTGATGAACAGGGAAGTGAAACATCACCCTCTGTTAAAAGTTGATGATCAGAAAAGTGAAGCCCTTCAACTGGCCAATTTAATAGAACGAATCATCTGCTGAGGGGTGATGAACCCGGCTCATCGCACTGGATGATGATCTCTTACATATACCATAAAGATCACGGGGGTTCTATTTGAAGAAGAAGGATATAGTTAAACTATCAAGGAGGGACTTTGAGAGGGCATGGCTTGAGAGCGGGAAGCTCCTTAAAAAGCCCCACCATGACCTGCAGTATCCCCGCCTGAGGTTTGGTGTGGGAAAATCTCACGTCCTCTATGACACCATCTGGATGATAAGGGAGGCCTACCTCAGGCTGGGGTTCAGTGAGATGGTGAACCCGGTATTCATAGACGAGGAGCACATATACAGGCAGTTCGGCCCGGAGGCTCCGGCGGTCCTCGACAGGTGCTTCTACCTGGGAGGGCTTCCAAGGCCTGACATAGGCCTTGGCCTTGATAAGATCCGGATGATAGAGGATATGGGAGTTGAGGTGACAGAGGACAGGATTCAGGGCCTCAAGGAGGTCTTCAGATCCTACAAGAAGGGTGATATCTCAGGGGACGACCTCGTCCTTGAGGTATCCGGGGCCCTTGAGGTTGAAAGCCATGAGGCCCTAAGGATCATCGAGAGGGTGTTCCCTGAGATAAGGGACCTCAAACCCGTTGCAGGGAGAACAACCCTCAGGTCCCATATGACCTCCGGGTGGTTCATATCCCTCCAGAAAATACATGACAGGTACCCCCTCCCCCTGAAACTATTCTCAATTGACCGCTGCTTCAGGAGGGAGCAGAGGGAGGATTCAAGTCACCTCATGACCTATCATTCAGCCTCATGCGTCGTTGTGGATGATGAGGTTCCCCTCGACGTTGGGAAGGCAGTGGCCGAGGGCCTGCTTGAGCACTTCGGATTCTCAAGGTTCAAGTTCCTGCCTGATGAGAAGAAATCCAAGTACTACATTCCCGGGACCCAGACAGAGGTCTACGCCTACCACCCGGGCCTCAGGGACTGGGTTGAGATTGCAACCTTCGGGTTATACTCCCCCATAGCACTTTCAATGTACGGTATAGACGAGGAGGTCATGAACCTTGGGGTGGGTGTTGAGCGTGTGGCCATGATACTCAACCAGGTGGATGACGTCCGGGAGATGGTCTACCCCCAGATCCATGGCCCCTGGAGGCTCAGCGACAGGGACATCGCCGGCATGCTCAGGATAAACCTCCACCCTGTAACATCAGATGGGAGGATGCTCATGGAGAGGATAATTGAAACCTGGAGGGCCCATGCGGACGCAGATTCCCCATGCAGCTTTGAGGTTTACAGTGGGGAATTCCTTGGTAGGAGGATCAGGGTGGAGGCAGTTGAGGATGAGGAGAACACACGGCTCCTTGGACCCGCGGTCTGGAACACCATCTACATCCACGATGGCAACATACTGGGTGTTC is part of the Methanothermobacter sp. K4 genome and encodes:
- a CDS encoding H(2)-dependent methylenetetrahydromethanopterin dehydrogenase-related protein: MKVAVYGAGNQKLYVDQLNLPEKYGGEAPYGGSRMAIEFAEAGHDVVLAEPAREMLDDAHWKVVEDAGVTVIESDAEAASEAEVAVLFTPFGKKTFDIAKDITQHLPEGAVIANTCTVSPVVLYYVLERELRRDRQDLGIASMHPAAVPGTPQHGHYVIGGHSSSELDIATDEQISRCVELAESCGKTAYVVPADVSSAVADMGSLVTAVTLSGVLDYYYVGTQIIKAPVEMVEKQILMTLQTIASLVETSGVNGMLKAMNPELLVRSARSMHLLEEQEELDAAINTLSDLDDEVIQWINKGEIRHTDLVAAQALANELKNLMGGKAAEGTIRRCMRKMFE
- a CDS encoding TRC40/GET3/ArsA family transport-energizing ATPase, encoding MAFKDLFKFNKGKTTFVFIGGKGGVGKTTISAATALWMARSGKKTLVISTDPAHSLSDSLEREIGHTPTMITDNLYAVEIDPEVAMEEYQAKLREQASMNPGMGLDMLQDQMDMASMSPGIDEAAAFDQFLRYMTTDEYDIVIFDTAPTGHTLRLLSFPELMDSWVGKMIKIRRQIGSMAKAFKNILPFMGDEEEEDRALQDMEATKKQINAAREVMSDPERTSFKMVVIPEEMSIYESERAMKALEKYSIHADGVIVNQVLPEDSDCEFCNARRKLQQERLKQIREKFSDQVVAEVPLLKEEAKGIETLEKIARQLYGEPEPA
- a CDS encoding NAD+ synthase → MRHVPGLGPHVRERIEEFIKAKVADSRTDGVVMGLSGGVDSSTVAYLAADALGPERVLGIIMPSDTTPPEDLKHAELVAEETGIEYETVNIEPILESFGGMCGHRASRLAVANLKPRARMMVLYYHANSMNRLVAGTGNRTELLVGYFTKYGDGGVDILPIGGLYKKQVRMLAEELGVPSEIISKAPSAGLWPGQTDEEELGISYDVLDEILFLLVDKKMRVPEAATELGVPAEEVKRIHWMIRAAGHKLRPPEIADPGVI
- the cutA gene encoding divalent-cation tolerance protein CutA — encoded protein: MFTLIYITTSGQEESARIGRRLVEERLAACVNIIPSIKSFYHWEGSLEEDEESVLIVKTASELTQQIIKRVRELHSYDNPCIISIPITGGSRDYLEWLNNEVKKP
- the leuS gene encoding leucine--tRNA ligase; translation: MKSKSHDGGDSVDIESKWRDKWRDAGIFHADPDDREKIFLTVAYPYPSGAMHIGHGRTYTVPDVYARFKRMQGYNVLFPMAWHVTGAPVIGIARRIQRKDPWTLKIYREVHKVPEEELERFSDPEYIVEYFSREYRSVMEDMGYSIDWRREFKTTDPTYSRFIQWQIGKLRDMGLVRKGAHPVKYCPDCENPVGDHDLLEGEGVAINQLTLLKFRIDDSYLVAATFRPETIYGATNLWLNPEEEYVRVRTGGEDWIVSRASLDNLSHQKLDLEVEGDVDPEELIGREVENPVTGKMHPILPASFVDPEYATGVVFSVPAHAPADFIALEDLRRNSELVERYGLSDVIEGLEPINVITVEGYGRFPAAEVIQKFGVESQEDERLEDATGELYKVEHAKGVMSRHIPVYAGMKVSEAREVIADELKSEGLADEMYEFAERPVICRCGGRCVVRLMEDQWFMKYSDEEWKELAHRCLSAMKIIPGEVRSNFQYYIDWLNDWACSRRIGLGTRLPWDDRWIIEPLTDSTIYMAYYTIAHKLRGMDPEKLDDEFFDSVFLDESGEGAELREEFSYWYPLDWRLSAKDLIGNHLTFHIFHHSAIFPESHWPRGVVVFGMGLLEGNKMSSSKGNVILLRDAIERHGADVVRLFLMSSAEPWQDFDWRENEVTGTRRRIEWFREFGERVSEIWEGELVLSELPEFEPESFAGKWMISQLNHRIREATDALESFQTRKAVQEALYLLKKDVDHYMARVDGRVDMEVKMVLAHVLSAWIRLMAPFTPYTAEEMWERYGGDGFVSEAPWPGFREDAISREVQVAEEMVQNTVRDIQEIMKILDARPERVHLYTSPPWKWDVLRIASEVGKPDMGAIMGRVSASGVHSNMKEVSEFVRRILRDAGKSEVVEVDEYSVLVDASDYIKSEVGADVVIHRDADYDPENKAKNAVPLKPAIYLET